A single region of the Populus nigra chromosome 2, ddPopNigr1.1, whole genome shotgun sequence genome encodes:
- the LOC133681712 gene encoding probable histone-arginine methyltransferase 1.4 — protein MEIQKQSKQQQEFALASMTELASSSSSSSSSFCSDSQSVPVTARFSADNGDVELRFNRESESADSISVDVKTARLFKLGALQSVCITKASGADTGKEKFSTGVTVQFRNEEESRAFHCAFEQWKKEVTVQGTLLTDGAVTACKSKFDDKIEPSSAKMYFHYYGQLLHQQNMLQDYVRTGTYYAAVIENRADFFGRVVVDVGAGSGILSFFAAQAGAKHVYAVEASEMAEYARKLIAGNPSLGEKITVIKGKVEDVELPEKADILISEPMGTLLVNERMLESYVIARDRFLVPNGKMFPTVGRIHMAPFSDEYLFVEIANKALFWQQQGYYGVDLTPLHASAFGGYFSQPVVDAFDPRLLVAPAISHVLDFTEIKEEDLYEIDIPLKFIASVGTRVHGLACWFDVLFNGSTVQRWLTTAPGAPTTHWYQLRCVLSQPLYVVAGQEITGQLRMVAHNAQSYTVYLTLSAKMWGPGAEQGGILQTSSCKLDLKEPYYRMSQPQTYAMAQDQQPHQPIHAQDIHIQADDLKEPELIQPPPQNLDAQVQ, from the exons ATGGAGATtcaaaaacaaagcaaacagCAACAAGAGTTTGCTTTAGCATCAATGACTGAGctcgcttcttcttcttcttcttcttcgtcgtcgTTTTGTTCAGATTCTCAATCTGTACCGGTAACTGCTAGGTTTAGCGCTGACAATGGAGATGTGGAGCTTCGATTTAACCGAGAGTCTGAATCAGCTGATTCTATCAGTGTTGATGTCAAAACTGCTCGG TTATTCAAGCTAGGGGCTTTACAATCAGTTTGCATAACCAAAGCGTCAGGTGCTGACACGGGCAAAGAG AAATTTTCAACAGGAGTCACTGTCCAATTTAGAAATGAGGAGGAGAGCAGGGCCTTCCATTGTGCATTTGAACAATGGAAGAAGGAAGTCACTGTTCAAG GAACGTTGCTAACTGATGGAGCAGTCACTGCTTGTAAAAGCAAGTTTGATGATAAAATAGAACCATCATCTGCCAAAATGTATTTCCATTACTATGGGCAATTGCTACATCAGCAAAACATGCTACAAGATTATGTGAGAACAG GAACCTATTATGCTGCAGTCATCGAGAATCGTGCAGATTTTTTTGGTCGTGTGGTGGTTGATGTTGGTGCTGGTAGTggtattttgtcattttttgcTGCTCAG GCTGGTGCAAAGCATGTCTATGCTGTGGAAGCATCTGAAATGGCAGAGTATGCCCGGAAACTAATTGCTGGAAACCCATCGCTTGGGGAAAAGATAACA GTAATAAAGGGTAAAGTTGAGGATGTTGAATTGCCAGAGAAAGCAGATATTCTGATCTCTGAACCAATGG GTACCTTGTTAGTCAATGAAAGAATGTTGGAGTCCTATGTGATTGCAAGAGATAGGTTTCTTGTTCCAAATGGAAAAATGTTTCCTACAGTTGGAAG GATACACATGGCACCTTTTAGTgatgaatatttatttgttgaaattgCGAATAAG GCCCTCTTTTGGCAGCAACAAGGCTATTACGGAGTTGATCTGACACCCTTGCATGCATCTGCATTCGGGGGATACTTTTCTCAG CCTGTTGTGGATGCCTTTGATCCTAGATTATTGGTGGCTCCTGCAATTAGTCATGTTTTAGACTTTACTGAAATAAAG GAAGAGGACTTATATGAAATTGATATACCTTTAAAATTCATAGCCTCTGTAGGAACCAGAGTTCATGGGCTGGCTTGCTGGTTCGATGTGTTATTTAATGGGAG TACTGTACAAAGGTGGCTTACAACTGCCCCTGGTGCGCCTACCACCCACTGGTACCAATTACGTTGTGTTCTGTCTCAGCCACTCTATGTGGTGGCAGGACAAGAAATTACTGGCCAGCTCCGGATGGTTGCCCACAATGCTCAGAGTTACACTGTATATTTAACTTTGTCAG CTAAAATGTGGGGACCCGGTGCTGAGCAAGGAGGAATACTCCAGACATCATCTTGCAAACTCGACCTAAAAGAGCCATATTACAGAATGTCCCAACCACAAACTTATGCAATGGCACAAGATCAGCAACCACACCAGCCAATACACGCACAG GATATACACATTCAGGCAGATGATTTAAAGGAGCCTGAGTTGATACAACCGCCGCCTCAGAATTTGGATGCCCAGGTCCAATAA